A stretch of Rhododendron vialii isolate Sample 1 chromosome 4a, ASM3025357v1 DNA encodes these proteins:
- the LOC131323857 gene encoding protein MAIN-LIKE 1-like, whose translation MAVTKAEELTRVLFTAEGYVPPTPHLFVPSGFVAYRPRRTEYDSELILRDPETHISSNWTEERMRQKDIRGFGGVCSSLALYQSLSARVRQLIDKAGFSEFIQTLTPARNDHAILVVLAERWRDTTNTFHLPIGEMTVTPADFAAITDLRVGGEPIPFNSGIQEDLVALEWFLGEAPKIEEGMAWYRQFTRYLKKTVTTKQEAEQMARAYLLYLFGATLYPNRCSKVHLSYLPALRDLRTASRFDWGGAALGAAYGFLGDSSRTEMSTVGYWRIWELCAYEVLNMCRPASKSLDLGILPRAHIWSKKNMGEKKGRGDLNGFRIYLDELRPS comes from the exons ATGGCAGTGACAAAGGCGGAGGAACTGACTCGTGTCCTTTTTACAGCAGAGGGGTACGTGCCACCCACACCACACTTGTTTGTGCCGTCGGGCTTTGTAGCGTATAGGCCACGGCGGACAGAGTATGACTCCGAGCTCATCTTGAGAGACCCCGAGACCCACATTTCAAGCAACTGGACAGAAG AGAGAATGAGGCAGAAGGACATTCGTGGCTTTGGAGGCGTGTGTAGCTCTTTGGCGCTGTACCAGAGTTTATCTGCCAGGGTGAGGCAGTTAATAGACAAGGCGGGCTTCAgcgagttcatacagacccttacCCCTGCCAGAAACGACCATGCCATCCTAGTAGTactcgcagagaggtggagggacacTACCAACACCTTTCACTTACCTAtaggggagatgacagtgacacccGCCGACTTTGCAGCGATCACCGACCTGAGAGTCGGAGGTGAGCCTATCCCATTCAATTCGGGCATTCAAGAAGATCTAGTGGCTctagagtggttcttgggagaggcaCCCAAGATTGAGGAAGGGATGGCATGGTACAGGCAGTTCACCAGATATCTCAAGAAAACGGTGACAACTAAGCAGGAAGctgagcagatggcccgggcgtacctgttgtacctttttggcgcAACCCTATACCCGAATAGGTGCAGTAAGGTGCACTTGTCATACTTGCCTGCGCTAAGGGATTTGAGGACagcctcacgctttgactggggtgGAGCGGCACTGGGCGCGGCCTATGGTTTCTTGGGTGACTCGTCGAGGACAGAGATGAGCACGGTCGGATATTGGAGAatctgggag CTCTGCGCCTACGAGGtgttgaacatgtgccgtccagcaTCCAAAAGCTTGGACTTGGGGATTCTCCCGCGTGCGCACatttggagcaagaagaacatgggggAGAAGAAAGGAAGGGGTGATCTGAACGGCTTCCGAATATACCtcgacgagctccgaccctcataG